Proteins from one Ornithobacterium rhinotracheale genomic window:
- the galE gene encoding UDP-glucose 4-epimerase GalE, with amino-acid sequence MSKKVLVTGGLGYIGSHTVVELQNESFEVVVIDDLSNSEEFVQERIEKITGKPVETHILDLKDQEAVDEFFSHQDIQGIIHFAAHKAVGESMEKPLMYYRNNILGLLNLLEAAKENNVDNFIFSSSCTVYGQADKLPIDETAPIKKAESSYGKTKQMGEEILEDFSRAFNKHVIALRYFNPIGAHPSALIGELPKGVPNNLIPFVTQTAAGIRECLSVFGDDYPTRDGTAVRDYIYVVDLAKAHVKALKRLVEHKNKENYEVFNLGTGTGSTVLEVIQAFEKANGVKLNYKITERRAGDITAAYADNSKASKELGWNPDTPLEEALRTAWEWQKSLK; translated from the coding sequence ATGAGTAAAAAAGTACTAGTTACCGGTGGCTTGGGCTATATTGGCTCGCACACCGTAGTCGAATTGCAAAACGAAAGTTTTGAGGTGGTCGTAATCGATGATTTATCTAACTCAGAAGAATTTGTACAAGAAAGAATAGAAAAAATCACTGGAAAACCAGTTGAAACTCACATTTTAGATCTTAAAGACCAAGAAGCTGTTGATGAGTTTTTCAGCCATCAAGACATTCAAGGGATTATCCATTTTGCGGCTCACAAAGCGGTGGGAGAATCTATGGAAAAACCTCTGATGTACTACAGAAACAACATTTTAGGTCTTTTAAACTTGCTTGAAGCTGCTAAAGAAAATAATGTAGACAACTTCATCTTTAGTTCGTCTTGCACCGTTTATGGACAGGCAGATAAATTACCAATTGATGAAACTGCTCCAATCAAAAAAGCAGAAAGTTCTTACGGTAAAACTAAACAAATGGGCGAAGAGATTTTAGAAGATTTCTCTCGTGCGTTCAACAAGCATGTGATTGCGCTTAGATACTTTAACCCAATTGGAGCCCACCCAAGTGCTTTGATCGGGGAATTGCCTAAAGGCGTGCCAAATAACTTAATCCCATTTGTAACTCAAACTGCAGCAGGCATCAGAGAATGTCTTTCTGTGTTTGGAGATGATTACCCAACTCGTGACGGAACAGCGGTAAGAGATTACATCTATGTAGTAGATTTAGCCAAAGCCCATGTGAAAGCGTTGAAACGCCTTGTAGAACACAAAAACAAAGAAAACTACGAAGTATTCAACTTGGGAACAGGAACAGGCTCTACTGTACTGGAAGTAATTCAAGCATTTGAAAAAGCAAATGGTGTAAAATTAAATTACAAAATTACTGAACGCCGCGCTGGAGACATCACCGCAGCTTATGCCGATAACTCCAAAGCATCTAAAGAGCTTGGCTGGAATCCAGATACGCCACTTGAAGAAGCATTACGCACTGCTTGGGAATGGCAAAAGAGCTTAAAATAA